In Porites lutea chromosome 9, jaPorLute2.1, whole genome shotgun sequence, a single window of DNA contains:
- the LOC140948890 gene encoding uncharacterized protein: protein MSSKSLTNFDAITGELRLNYAALLLHIVQELEQDRVEELRLYCTAAGLISKEITGAVNIILELERIGKISWKNLSFLKGSLSCVSRLDLVKTLLEFENKRDMILLMNLYAKKRNGLETKGRFSSSVESLSECLVKVITMETTPGRFDLSDIRSSLESTEGIKRVLAEFDKEIEAELSHRWSKLTLLVIIAAEIIFEVLGNEEHRRKLDVMKLCFTAADELCFRMKNLGSWENFCSHVEERYNSVYHQLEPTESDACSLFVRTKIADVVQQFKEMSFFRY from the exons ATGTCGTCGAAGTCTCTGACTAATTTCGACGCCATAACTGGAGAACTACGACTGAACTATGCTGCTCTTCTACTCCACATTGTTCAGGAATTGGAGCAAGATCGAGTAGAAGAGCTTCGTCTTTACTGTACGGCCGCTGGTCTTATTTCAAAAGAAATCACTGGAGCTGTCAACATCATACTCGAACTAGAACGTATCGGAAAGATATCATGGAAAAATCTATCTTTTCTTAAGGGAAGTTTGAGTTGCGTATCTAGATTGGATCTTGTGAAGACCCTACTTGAGTTTGAAAACAAGAGAGACATGATTCTTCTTATGAATCTGTatgcaaagaaaagaaatggaTTGGAGACGAAAGGTCGATTTTCTTCCTCAGTTGAGTCGCTATCGGAGTGCCTTGTGAAGGTTATTACAATGGAGACAACTCCAGGCAGATTTGACTTAAGCGACATAAGATCATCGTTAGAGTCAACAGAAGGTATCAAGAGAGTACTTGCCGAGtttgataaagaaattgaaGCCGAATTGTCACATCGCTGGAGTAAACTAACTTTGCTCGTGATCATAGCTGCTGAAATTATATTTGAAGTGTTAGGGAACGAAGAACATCGCCGAAAGCTGGACGTAATGAAGCTGTGTTTCACCGCGGCTGATGAACTCTGCTTTCGAATGAAGAATTTAGGGAGTTGG GAAAATTTCTGTAGCCATGTTGAGGAGCGATACAATTCAGTTTACCATCAACTCGAGCCAACAGAATCAGATGCTTGCAGCTTGTTCGTGAGGACGAAGATAGCTGATGTTGTGCAACAGTTCAAGGAAATGTCCTTTTTCCGGTACTAG